The Streptomyces sp. NBC_01268 genome window below encodes:
- the drmC gene encoding DISARM system phospholipase D-like protein DrmC — MKTAALHSAASQALVAIGVEALRTLADAMASGRPRAELLTARASTGYMEAAATVLDAAATDGASPLEAAAYLHGLADGYELRALEQDVSLVWSGPSTHRVPVRSTARVLLQLVTEARAELTLMTYSARRYAPLEEALRAAIARGVVVDVVVETLQGAGNALTGVEPATAFADVTGIRLWHWPPGRRAERGAKTHAKLAVADRRTLLTTSANFTLSGVDRNIEAGVLITGGSAPARAAEHVQELQRRGVLERYW; from the coding sequence GTGAAAACGGCGGCTCTGCACTCGGCAGCTTCGCAAGCGCTGGTCGCGATAGGTGTCGAGGCACTCAGGACGCTGGCCGACGCCATGGCGTCGGGCCGCCCCCGGGCAGAGCTGCTGACGGCCCGTGCCTCGACGGGCTACATGGAGGCAGCGGCCACGGTCCTGGACGCCGCGGCGACCGACGGGGCGTCACCGCTGGAGGCAGCCGCATACCTGCACGGTCTCGCCGACGGATACGAACTCAGAGCGCTGGAACAAGACGTCTCCCTGGTGTGGAGCGGGCCGTCGACCCATCGCGTTCCGGTGAGATCGACAGCCCGGGTGCTGCTTCAGCTCGTCACGGAGGCGAGAGCCGAGCTGACCCTGATGACTTACTCGGCAAGACGCTACGCGCCGCTGGAGGAAGCCCTTCGGGCTGCGATCGCCCGGGGTGTCGTCGTCGATGTCGTAGTCGAGACCCTGCAAGGCGCGGGCAACGCCCTCACGGGAGTGGAGCCCGCGACGGCATTCGCCGACGTGACCGGGATCCGCCTTTGGCACTGGCCTCCAGGCCGCAGAGCCGAGAGAGGGGCCAAGACCCACGCGAAACTGGCGGTGGCCGACCGCCGCACGCTCCTGACGACGAGCGCGAACTTCACCCTCTCGGGAGTCGACCGCAATATAGAGGCAGGCGTGCTTATCACTGGAGGCTCCGCACCGGCGCGAGCGGCGGAGCACGTGCAGGAGCTCCAGCGCCGGGGAGTACTTGAGCGCTACTGGTGA
- a CDS encoding copper resistance CopC family protein, with product MRIKNPRAARTAVRSLLLPTAVAALLTVAAPPAAAHTDLDGSDPANGALLVAAPATITLTFSDPMERKQAHLSVTGPDGTALGDGAPAVAGREVTLKLKPTQAAGRYTVGYRAVSADGHTVTGTSTFTIRPATPRKPLASTPRTTAPSPSPTSSLSRSAVASGERAVTSLKAVGIGFGIGLVGLIAAMTVTVRRQRRNADDSGR from the coding sequence ATGCGCATCAAGAATCCGCGCGCCGCCCGTACGGCAGTGCGCTCCCTTCTCCTCCCCACGGCCGTCGCCGCTCTGCTGACGGTCGCCGCTCCGCCGGCCGCCGCCCACACGGACCTGGACGGTTCCGACCCGGCGAACGGTGCGCTCCTCGTCGCCGCCCCCGCCACGATCACGCTCACGTTCAGCGACCCGATGGAGCGGAAGCAAGCCCACCTCTCCGTCACCGGCCCGGACGGCACCGCCCTGGGCGACGGGGCTCCGGCCGTGGCGGGCCGCGAGGTCACGCTGAAGCTCAAGCCGACGCAGGCCGCGGGCCGCTACACGGTGGGCTACCGGGCCGTATCGGCCGACGGCCACACCGTGACGGGGACGTCGACGTTCACGATCCGCCCGGCCACCCCCCGGAAGCCGCTTGCTTCCACCCCTCGCACAACCGCCCCCTCCCCGTCCCCCACGTCATCCCTCTCCCGTTCGGCGGTGGCCTCCGGGGAGCGCGCGGTCACCAGCCTCAAGGCCGTCGGGATCGGCTTCGGCATCGGACTGGTCGGGCTGATCGCGGCGATGACCGTCACGGTGCGCCGCCAGAGGAGGAACGCGGACGACAGCGGCCGATGA